CCAGTCGAGTTCCACTGTGTAGGGCACCGTCAGCGTGAAAAAGCCAATCGCGGTTGGACGACCATTGACCTGATGGAGTTCAATCCCATCCAGGTTCAAGATAATCGTCCCCTGGCCTTTCATGTGTTCCCAGCCATCACCCTGCCATCTCGGATCGGCTTTGACTCCGTGCATCAATGTTCCCCCGCTCATCGAGACTGGCAAATACTTGGGAAACATTGATTTCACCCGATCTTTCACCTGCTGCAGCGTCGGAAGCTGATTTCCGGCAATTGGGGTTTTATTGATGTCTTCCTGCGCTTCGGCCACCATTTTGACAAAGTAGTTTTGAGCCGCCACCCGCAAATCAAGCATCGTCGCCCGCGAAAATGACTCGACTTCGATGCGTTTGCGTTCCAGGCGGACTTTCTTGAGCACCGTCGCCGTCTGAATTATCAATGCCAGACCAAGCACTGCAAAGATGGTGATGAACAACATCACCCACAACAGCGCCATGCCGCTCTGCTTTATCCGCTTTGAATGATGAGGTAGAAAAAAGTTTTTCATAAATGATGCTCCTTATCCTCGCTTATAAAAAGTTGTTGAGGCGAAGACTTCGACTTCGTGGTCTCCTTGAAGTCGGACTTGCAGGTAATACACACCGCTGATTGTTCCGCGAACCAATCTTTCATATGTATAAATTTTTGATCCCGCAGGGTAGTTTCCAGAGGGCGGCTGTTTTCCAGGTTTGGTCGGTGTGTCCTCTGTTTTTCCTTTTACAACACTCAGTACTGCGCCTTCATGGCTCACCACCACCTGTCCGATTTGATTTTCAACTGCTTTGGCTTCGGCAAACTGGAAAGCCAGTTCGGTGGCGGCCAGGTTCATCCGTTGTGAATCAGCCGTGACGACCTGGATGCGGGCCAGTGTGAACATGTGGCTGCCGACCATAGCGACCGGGATAAGCAAAATCAGAATTGCGATGACCAGTTCGAGCAGTGTCAATCCCCGTTGATTTGCCTGTGAACGATTCAGTAAACGGGCATTCGAACGGTGGTTTCGATATTGGTTTGAATAAAGCCTGAGCATAATTTTTCCTCTCAATCAGTACACCTGGGTTGTGATGGATTCAAACTTCCCGTTGGCGCCAAAACGGGCAAACCGCTGAATCGGTGCTGGCGATGTGGTAATCAACAGGGCGCGGGCGCGTCTGGTTGTGGTGTCTTCGACAATGATCAAACCCCACCGATTTTGCGCTGTTCGACCAGACTGAATTTCAAAAACAAGTGGTTCATTCGGATTGAGAACCGGGGTATTGGTCGGAAGTGAATTGGCCGAAACTTCGGTCACCAGGCGAACTCGCTTTGACAGGTTCAACGACTGGAAATTGACCGTCCGACTTGCCCTGTCTTCCAACCCAATGCGGGCATTTTGCCGGGCTTCTTCAATGGCCTGGGCAATGCGTTCGAGGGCGACCAGTTCACGATTGGCATTTGGGCCGGAGTTGCCGAAGAAATATCCGATCAATCCGGCAATCACGCCAATGATCAAAATCACCGCCAGGACTTCAATCATGGAAAACCCCTGTTGGGTCTGGCGACGGGGGAAGCGGGATTCAGGGTTCGGGGTTTGGGGTTCGGGGTTCAATATCAAAGCTCGAAACATAATCAGCTCCTGGCAGGTGGTCATTAGGGGGTTGGAATTGTCAATTGCACGGGTTTCAGGGCTTCGAGGATCGAATCAACCTGAACGGTTTCGGTTCGGCGGGTCGTTGGGTCAGTGAGGGTTCCGCTGACTCGAACGCCAACCAGGTTTTGGGCACTCGACGGGAGTGCCGTTGAGGCCGTAACCGTACTTCCTGCTCGAACCAGATATGCAAATTGAAGGTTGACGTTGTAGCCAGGTGCAAATCGCGCCAGTTGGACGGTTTGCCCCGTTGACTGACAGCCGGCCATTTCAGAACGGATGATGCCGGTGGCCGAAATTGTGTACGTTACGATTTGATTGATCGGGACCAGGGTGCCACGCAGCTTGGGGATAGTCCCAATTGAAGAAAAAAGCGAACAATTGGTAACCACTGAAAAAGAGAGGACGACGGTTCGTTCCGGGTCAAGAATTCCAATGCCGGTGGCACCACCGCCGCCAATTCCACCACCCGTCCCGCCGCCGGTGTTGCCTCCACCATTTCCTGGAAGCCCGCTTCCCGGCGGAAGCGTAGTCGGCAGTGACCCTGGTCGTTGAGGTGCTTTGGTTGAACCATCCCGGCCTGGGCCGCCACCGGTTCCGCCGCCGGTATTACCACCGGGAAGCTCGCTAAACCCGCCGACATAGGTGGCTGGAACGACACATTCTTCCTGGGTTGCTTTGCGTGGGGTGCCGGTCAATTGAATCAAAACTGGTGAGCCATCAGGATCAGTGCAGAACAATAATTGACCCGCCGCAAACTGCTTCCAGACTTCCGGGTCAACTCCGTTGATTGTCAGTTTCGAGCCGGTGAGGTTGACCACCGAGCCCGTGCCCATTTGGGCGGCTGACAAAATAACCATCGTGTCATTGGTTGTGTCCTGCGTGGTAAAGAAAATCGCTGGCTGACGGTTTCCTTTTTGATCTTTGACAACTCCCAACGATTCGGTTCCCTCGGCTTTGGCAATCAAGTTAAAGCCGCTGGTTTCAATATCAAACTTCATATTGGAGGCCAGCCCGAGCCGAATTTCATCCAACCGATTGCGGCTGGCGGCGTGCAGGCGATATTTCTGGTACCCCAGAAAGATGCCCAGAATGGCACCGCTGAGAATGGAGAAGATTAGCAGTCCGATCAGGAGTTCCATAAAGGAAAATCCTTCCTGTCGGTGGGCTCTCTGTTTGGATTGGAAGTGTTTTGCCATAAGATGAAGCCTTAAAAATTAAATTTTTGAAAAAAAGCAAACTTGCCCGGATCAAGTGCAAATGGTGTTCCAGGGGGAAACTGGACGCCTTCTATTTATGTATCGAAAGATAGACGGAGTGTTCATTTCCGCTCGATACCACA
This genomic interval from Acidobacteriota bacterium contains the following:
- a CDS encoding type II secretion system protein translates to MKNFFLPHHSKRIKQSGMALLWVMLFITIFAVLGLALIIQTATVLKKVRLERKRIEVESFSRATMLDLRVAAQNYFVKMVAEAQEDINKTPIAGNQLPTLQQVKDRVKSMFPKYLPVSMSGGTLMHGVKADPRWQGDGWEHMKGQGTIILNLDGIELHQVNGRPTAIGFFTLTVPYTVELDW
- a CDS encoding prepilin-type N-terminal cleavage/methylation domain-containing protein, which codes for MLRLYSNQYRNHRSNARLLNRSQANQRGLTLLELVIAILILLIPVAMVGSHMFTLARIQVVTADSQRMNLAATELAFQFAEAKAVENQIGQVVVSHEGAVLSVVKGKTEDTPTKPGKQPPSGNYPAGSKIYTYERLVRGTISGVYYLQVRLQGDHEVEVFASTTFYKRG
- a CDS encoding type II secretion system protein, which gives rise to MFRALILNPEPQTPNPESRFPRRQTQQGFSMIEVLAVILIIGVIAGLIGYFFGNSGPNANRELVALERIAQAIEEARQNARIGLEDRASRTVNFQSLNLSKRVRLVTEVSANSLPTNTPVLNPNEPLVFEIQSGRTAQNRWGLIIVEDTTTRRARALLITTSPAPIQRFARFGANGKFESITTQVY
- a CDS encoding prepilin-type N-terminal cleavage/methylation domain-containing protein, with amino-acid sequence MAKHFQSKQRAHRQEGFSFMELLIGLLIFSILSGAILGIFLGYQKYRLHAASRNRLDEIRLGLASNMKFDIETSGFNLIAKAEGTESLGVVKDQKGNRQPAIFFTTQDTTNDTMVILSAAQMGTGSVVNLTGSKLTINGVDPEVWKQFAAGQLLFCTDPDGSPVLIQLTGTPRKATQEECVVPATYVGGFSELPGGNTGGGTGGGPGRDGSTKAPQRPGSLPTTLPPGSGLPGNGGGNTGGGTGGGIGGGGATGIGILDPERTVVLSFSVVTNCSLFSSIGTIPKLRGTLVPINQIVTYTISATGIIRSEMAGCQSTGQTVQLARFAPGYNVNLQFAYLVRAGSTVTASTALPSSAQNLVGVRVSGTLTDPTTRRTETVQVDSILEALKPVQLTIPTP